The Pseudomonas parafulva genome window below encodes:
- a CDS encoding sensor domain-containing diguanylate cyclase: MPNAKKGLRMDLRTLILLLSALTAVVMLLSSYFASYRVQRQLLIDHALESNRVYAAKLASITELFMQNALKQLAFSARNLPQALNDDTPVREETERLLAQSSAFNSTFVVDNQGVLRAISPAPLRSIVGQRMDSPGTLEALRVKRPMVSSPFVSAANNLIVVASQPIFSEDGRYLGYVGGSLYLRQHNILEKLLGEHFYQDGSYIYVVDAERRMLYHPDPNRVGMLIKTNSLINELHSRGSGVKQVTNSFGVDMLAGFATVPSTGWGIVAQQPLTQTLAPTKRLILDVVELSVPLALLAGIALWWLALTITRPLWELAAGARAFDRPDTLERIHGVRAWYFEAAELKRALLFSLKLLQERIGRLNQDAQTDPLTGLGNRRRLDFTLSLLQADERPFCAIVLDIDHFKRVNDQHGHDVGDQVLRALAGLMRTCCREGDVLCRTGGEEFLMLLPDASLEVAAVVAERLRLVVQDTPIEPVGAVTISLGVARWSGGVDDPAQALSHADRALYLAKHSGRNRVQVSES, encoded by the coding sequence TTGCCAAACGCTAAAAAAGGCCTGCGCATGGATCTGCGCACGCTCATCCTCCTGCTGTCGGCGCTCACCGCCGTTGTGATGCTTCTGAGCAGCTACTTCGCCAGCTACCGAGTGCAGCGCCAGTTGCTCATCGATCACGCGCTGGAGTCCAACCGGGTCTACGCGGCCAAGTTGGCGTCGATTACCGAGCTGTTCATGCAGAACGCGCTCAAGCAATTGGCCTTCAGTGCCCGCAACCTGCCGCAGGCCCTGAACGACGACACCCCGGTGCGAGAGGAAACCGAACGGCTGCTGGCCCAAAGCAGCGCCTTCAATTCCACCTTCGTCGTCGACAACCAAGGCGTGCTGCGCGCAATCTCTCCCGCGCCCCTGCGCAGCATCGTCGGCCAGCGCATGGACAGCCCAGGCACCCTCGAGGCGTTGCGGGTCAAACGGCCGATGGTGTCGTCGCCGTTCGTCTCCGCTGCCAACAACCTCATCGTGGTCGCGTCGCAGCCGATCTTCAGCGAAGACGGTCGCTACCTGGGTTACGTCGGCGGCAGCCTGTACCTGCGCCAGCACAACATTCTGGAGAAACTGCTGGGCGAGCATTTTTATCAGGACGGCTCGTACATCTACGTGGTCGATGCCGAGCGCCGCATGCTCTATCACCCTGACCCCAACCGCGTGGGCATGCTGATCAAGACCAACAGCCTGATCAACGAACTGCACAGCCGCGGCAGTGGCGTGAAGCAAGTGACCAACAGCTTTGGCGTAGACATGCTCGCCGGCTTCGCCACAGTGCCCAGCACCGGCTGGGGCATCGTTGCACAGCAGCCGTTGACCCAGACCCTGGCCCCCACCAAGCGCTTGATCCTCGACGTGGTGGAACTCTCAGTGCCGTTGGCCCTGCTGGCCGGTATCGCCCTATGGTGGCTGGCGCTGACCATCACCCGGCCCCTCTGGGAGCTGGCCGCAGGCGCGCGTGCATTCGACCGACCTGACACCCTGGAACGTATCCATGGCGTGCGCGCCTGGTACTTCGAGGCCGCCGAGCTCAAGCGCGCCTTGCTGTTCAGCCTGAAGCTGCTGCAAGAACGCATCGGCCGGCTCAACCAGGACGCGCAGACCGATCCACTCACGGGCCTGGGCAACCGCCGTCGACTGGACTTCACCCTGTCGCTGCTGCAGGCCGACGAGCGCCCGTTCTGCGCCATCGTGCTCGACATCGACCATTTCAAGCGGGTCAACGACCAGCACGGCCACGATGTCGGCGACCAGGTGCTGCGCGCACTGGCCGGCCTCATGCGCACCTGCTGCCGCGAAGGCGACGTGCTGTGCCGTACAGGCGGCGAGGAATTTCTCATGCTGCTGCCAGATGCCAGCCTGGAAGTCGCAGCCGTGGTGGCCGAGCGCCTGCGACTGGTGGTGCAGGACACGCCCATCGAGCCTGTCGGCGCGGTGACCATTTCTCTGGGGGTGGCGCGTTGGAGCGGTGGCGTCGACGATCCCGCGCAAGCCCTGAGCCATGCCGACCGAGCCCTCTACCTGGCCAAGCACAGCGGACGCAATCGCGTGCAGGTCAGCGAGAGTTGA